The Dreissena polymorpha isolate Duluth1 chromosome 2, UMN_Dpol_1.0, whole genome shotgun sequence nucleotide sequence CGTCTAGGTTACATTATTTAATCATCCGTTTTGAATTTGAATGTTGCAAATTATGTACGTGCATCTGTCTTTGGATAAAACTATATTGATAATGATAATCTTGTTTTCTCACAGGACAACACCCCCAACATATCTATACATATACTTTACATTTATACAGGATATTAATCAATGTACAACGGAAGGTCTCTGTCGCGATAATGACCAACACGCGTAAGTAAAGAAATCAGGAATATGTTTTGAATAAGATACTAACTAAACTTAtacttttttaattgatattaacACTTATTTACCTTGAGTAAATCAATATGCAAAAATGTGGAAGTTTATTTCAAACCATGTAAAGTGTTTAAGAAAACCAATAACAAACCATAAACAAATTATGGAAACGATACGGgttatttattttatgaacatatatgtttatagtattttttgttgaatGTGTGCCATATCTAAGATAGAAACTCGTCGAAAACGTTGGTTACAAAacatcatatgtttaaatttcgtCTCAATAATTATAAACACAACTTCATCTCGATGAAGTGGACTTGCTctgtaattataaaaaaaaactcgtCTTACCATATATTGCATTTCAATTGCAACAATGATTCATGCGGGGTTTAAATTCAAAAGCTCTTATCAAACAATGCTAATTAAAACACACAGCAAGCGCTTTTAACGTAAAATGTAAACGAGCATATTTTATTATCAACTTCCGCGTCATACTAATTTTGTTTTGAGATCATTAACAGGAGCTTTTTCTCAGCATCGTATACAAAAAATTAATCCCAGCAATGTTCATCTCGATCCTATGTTTTCTTTTAGACGGCAATACGAAAGACGTAAGCCAATAAATGAACTATATCGACCCGGATTAATTCGTTTCTTTTAAAAATTAGATCATGTTATACCTTTATACTAATAACACTTAAAGTATAAACTATTTTACTACtgtgtatatgttttgtttcggCACAAGTTACGATATTTCCAATCATAGGAGCTATTTGAATACCGGCAAGGTCTTTGGCAAAGTTCCGAATCTATTTATTATGTGCGTTTTAAAGTGTTCACATTGAAATATCCTTCCATTAGCGAGTTTCACGCATTCCCTTATTTGACCATGtcccctctctctctctcatcaCACCACAGGAGCTTTCATGACCCCCACCCCAGTGGAACTTTGGGGTACCCCCCTTGTTTCGTAACTTATCGTTCGGAAAGTAGATGACATAGGGAGGTGTCAGCACCTGGAATATCTGTCCTCCCTACCAGTGGGTATTCACGCTTGATTTGAATGGCAGTTTGTTGAGTCGTTCCAAAAATGATCCAACGAATTCTAATGGTTTTGTTAGGACTTACAGCCAAATTCTCTGCTATTCTTATTCgaattaaacaataaatttagTCCATTTAGGTGGTGCGTGGGTAGTTTTTTATCTTCGGTTCGAGCGGATTTTTAAACGCTTTAAGAATGTATTTTCAAACAAAACGTGTAATTAGAATTGCGAATAGTGTATTCACTACGCAAATGAAGGATTTTAACATGACTAGAAATATTACCCATTCATGTGTACACGAATGACCGAGCGAACAAGAATGACACAccgtaatattttaataaatagtgTTATTCATGTcctaatatttatgttaatattcatttattttagaaTTGTATTGTATTAGAAATAAGGTATGACTGCATCTTTTTAACAATCTCTCCATAAGgtattattaatgttatttaacTGTTTGTTCTGAATTGTAAGttaaatgtaaagttaaagtGGTTTAAAAATAGAAGTATAAGTGCGTTACCGCGCGCTCTTTTACGAAGATTGAATTCATTAATAAAAACAAGTCGATCACACAAAGAAATGTTATCAAAGCGTCGACGGCATTGAACGTGTATTGGCAAAATACAATGAAGTTTCTGCGGAAGTAAAGGTCAAAGGAACAGTTGACTATATGAATATCTAAAAGTCGttcaataagattttttttaattatgaataaataaaaatacatgaaacaagaCGTGCTAAACATACTATAACaatcgcaaaatcaaaaacaagtATCCAGGAGGCTAGGTATTCTGCGAGCAAGTAAATGGCCggatgtaaaaaaaaattctgatcgACTGGTCATTTAATTATggtattgttttaattgataaaacacatTTACCCACATATCTGCccgttgtttgtttattgaaaagattaAGTAAATGTTTTTCATAACAATTACAAGCtcctttaagattttttttactaaGTGGTAATAAACGTCATCATTGCATCATTATTATTTACGAGAAACGACTTTTTCATTGGGAAGCTAAGGTCAAAgttagatttttttctttcttgtttACTTCCCATTATACCTTTACGATTGCTTCATGTTCATTTAAGCAGAAAAGAACAgttcgttgttgttgttatagttaCCGACAACGTTAGTTACGCAAAACATTGCATGCACGCTGTATTTAAAAGCGCACGTTCTGCAGTATTTCGTTTCGGTAGACTCGTTAAATATTCTGCAATTATATCAATGTAAGATTAATACTATGCCAAAAGatgaatttcattatttaaacaatgctTTGAAGTTTGCTTTTTGATACTATTTGCAACAACATGATGTAAGGCAATTTAGTTGCTGAAATCAAATGAAATAACATTGCAAAATActtgcaatacaatacaaacagttttgatttctttttcattcaaaattaatttttagCAGAAACACATTACCCGGTATTCGACGAGTccattttttttgcaatattctTTTTCTTATAACTTCACAATCGATGCCAAATGCCTGATGTAGCGGACCTAGCAATTCCAACTTCGATACAACTGTTTCGTTTGTTAccttaaaatacaataaatatgcattttatataatatatttaatttgattataacatAATAATTGACTTGAATCCGTTTTAAAAACCGATGATTTTCCGatgattcatttttttttaaagtttagttGGCCTTAttcctattgcaatcgagtactctccaTTTCCGATATGACAAATAGTTACGAGGTAACCACGGGCGTAGTGAATGATATCGCGGGTACGTAttgaactatcggctttgcgtggttaaacatgattgtttctttatttatcaGTACATGAAAATGATGTTCATGTGAACAACATATACATCTATATACAACCAACAGCATCTATAAGCGCAGCATATGCATGATTATAGACTTACTCTGATCAATTGATATGGCAAAATGCTTTATTTAATTATGTGtgtatgtacatacatgtaaacTACTGAGAGTAAGACATCATAGCCTTATAATGGTTACCACAGATGCCTTTATGCGtctacattgatcgtgacttatGGCAATATACATTCACACGATATCTTAATGAATATATCATTCAGTTTGTAGATTTGTCTTTTTGCCAATGTTAATAAGACACTTTACGATGATAAGACACATCCCACTCACAGCAGCCGTTATTGTGGCGACATAAAATGCAATATCATATCCCCCAGTAAGGTCAGCAACCGTTCCACCCAAATACCCACTTATTATTTGAACTATTCCGGTAAAACAATTGCATATTGCTACTGTTCTTGGGAACCTGTCGATACCGCGGAGTTCTAGGAGCATGCTTGGTTGAAAACACATTATCGCCCCAATTGATAAGCCACGTATTAAGCACCCGACCAACATACCGTTATAGGTCTCcaagtaaataacaataaaatgtccGAGGGCAAAGAACTGAAAAACACTTGCTAAAGGTACTGCCATGCTCAACGTTGGGAAGACGGTCAGTAATGCTGTCCCCATCATTCGTCCTAGTAGACCGAAAATACCGAGCAATGACAGTAAAACCGTGCCCGCCTGCCGACCATATCCACGCAGCACCGTAAGATCAACTATAAACCAACTTTCCACTGCCCCCCAGCCCGGATAAATGAGGCAGACTATAAGGAACACGATGAATGCCACGTCCTTCTTTGAGCTACACGTGCATACTTTCAAAGaactgctgctactgttgttcACATTTTCCTGAAACGtgtgttttgaaaaatataaaataagtcCACATGGAAGACTGTTAAGCATCAGGCCACTTGCAACCATACACGCACCTGTCCATCCATACTGCTCTATAAGTGCCTCAATTAAGTTCGGTAGAAAAATTTGTCCTAGCGCTGTTGCCATTGTAAGAGCAGCTAGCGCAGCTTTCCTGTGTCCACTAAACGTCCAGCCAACTGCCACAAAGGCGCTCAAATAGTTAACACTCATACACAAACCACCGAAAAATCCGATGCAGACTATAACCATGTAAATATTTACTGACCATATACTTATAAATAAAGACAAAGCTCCGCAAGTAGATGCTATCATTGTACATTTTCCTACACCAAACCGAATCACAATAGGAGAAAAAGCTATTCCTCCCAGAAATGTTAGTCCCTGAAACAAACTTTGAACAGTAGCCGCCAACGAACGTTTAGTGTCAAAATAACGAATCAGTTCGACGTATATTACTCCTAGAGCGACCGTAAACCCCAGCGACATtaaatgcatgtacatgcaaGCCCCCAAAATGGCCGTCTGTCTAGCCTTTGTTTTCTTAACGCGTCCAGTCTTCTGAAGTAGTTGAGCTTCTGTATTCGCTGTAATATTAACATGTGTATCCTTTTTCTTCAACAACGGGACAACTTCATTGTCCATTCCCATTTTCATTTTGCCTTTTAAGTATCTGTACTGTGACAAAATCACTATATATCTACGTAAAATTGAGAGTAGTGTAACGTAACACTCTTGTTATTGCTTTCAGTGCGCTAatttttgaactgaaaacaatgcACATCCATTGATAAACAATTACCAGCCGATGCTACTTATGCACTTGCACGAACGTTGAAATGTAACAACATTAAGTCCAACGAACATTGGAACTTCAAAAATTTGAAAATAGTATATATTGTACAaggtagcaggctctttcggccccaagctctttcggcccagtccgaaatttcaggcttttttggccccaagcttattcggccccaaatcgaccaggctcattcggccccatattttattacacctaTTAACTAGggtgtatgattgaataaaggtgttcaaaatgatatatattatgttgtcggtttgttcctttgtattgcttttgattattgatgataaaatgaaattaattgaaaaccattattgttttacaaactgttaccaatgtatgtaattgttttaattgttaaattgtgtcGGCTTTTAATTGCATCGATTGtcggtttgtttgttaaatattgcgtttgattaaaggtgtaaatgatgagtatttgtttggtatgttcaattgttgtttttttatgtcgGTTATTTAGCAATTCTTAACGAATTTATTGCAAAAACGTATAAAAGTGCTATTAGTGTGTTAATTGGTATCATAAGTCATTTTGCTGTCTATGTTATACATTGGTTACTAGTTCTATAATTGTGCtgtgaaatttggtatgatattggATGTTACTTATGTTAATCGTAAATAAATTTGTAAGTATTAGTGTTTGTGATTGTGAATTTGTGATGGAGGAGGACAAGTGTTTAGTTTGTAAGAATGCCGTTCGCTCGCTGCAGCATGGCATCACATGTGACGTTTGCGACAAATGGCAGCATCGCACCTGCAATACAGGTAAGTGTTTATTCAAATACAaacaataaaagttaaaattctCTCGCGaaacattgtaaaaatgctttcaaatgagaACTGAGACATTTAATGCAAACGTGAATTAATCTTATTGCcttattacaatttgttaatctggttagacacatgtattttacaacctgataaaggtcataaaaccgggcataggtgCGAGTGCTATTCAATGGCTTCACTCGATAATGAAAGACGGGGTCgcattaattaatgaattatgatatggattttattattatagtctcatccatatttatatgtttcataattttgattatataaaacattaagatgcAATACAGGTTAGTGTCAATGCCAACTGACTAGCTAAGATTAtcgacaaataaattattttcctaaGTAAGACtgaacatgggtctaatttgcaaaatttaaatttaattgattgTCATGGTtataatttcctttttttaaaatttattttattgtcagttcAGTGTCCGTTCAAAGTTTACTGATTTATCAACTTAAACCTACATTTTTTTGTTACCTGTTAACCCGAATACACaccacacatgtatttaacaacctgataaagatcataaaaccgggcatatgtgcgagtgtgctagacaatggcttcattcgATAATGATTGACGGGGTCGGAGTAATTTAAGAAAACATCTGTTTAATGCATTAACGATGTGTGAACATCGTCAAGTTAGTTATTAATCAATTAGGTTATGTTGTATTATTATGACGAATTTTGCAAACACTTTGTAGGCATATCCGCGACAGAATATTTTAGTGCAAAGAGGGGGGATATTTTTCTTACCTTCATCTGCAATGACTGCCGCAACCGCCCTACAACGCCTGGCATCAGCCTAAATATCAGCCTAAACTTAGAAAATGTCGCGCAGTTGACTATGCTTGAGGTACTAGTTACTCTCcgatattattgttataaatatgaagTATATTCAGGTTTTTACAGTTTCACAAGCATAAACAAGTTTAAAGATAGTTTTCATTGGTATTATTAATCATTTTGATATCATCTATTAAACGGACTAGCTCTTTATCATGCTGTGCCCAAAGATTTTTCTTTGTGTTAATCGTAAATCGTAAGTAAAGTAATATAAAACAGTGGCATTATTTTTGacattaataaatttaagttgtTTATTCGTTGTATGCTCAGGCATCCGAGGATCCTGCTTTGCTTCCACGGTTCGACATTTCGCACGATTTCGGATTGTCCGACGTGTCAGCGTCAGAAGACATAGCGCTCACCCGAACGTCCGAGTTCGAGCCTTTTGATTTGACAAGAGCCGAAGTGCAACCGCCCGTTGTAATCGACGAACGGTATGTAAACTTAAAAATGGTATAATCGTGTAACTTATGAGCAATCAATATAAAATAGTTATTCTATTTAACAGTGGATACTACTGTTATATGTTAAATGCTTAACATTAGAATACTGTTTTACGTTAAATGcttaacattataataatatgaAACGTTAAATGCTTAACAGTATAAATGCTATGCCCATGTTAAACTGTTCGTTTCAGTAATCTTCCAGAGCCAGCTGTATCCGACAGTGTACTAACTCAGCCCGAAACCATAGAATACACCGTTGTAGACGCAGGAACCAAAAGAGGCAAACCAAAGCTAGTATCCTCCGATGGGTATTCATTCACGTTTAAGGTAATTCAGTTTTTACATAAGCCGTAAACACCCATacgtattattaaatttaaacaatgttttaaaaactaCATTATTTGTGTATCTGTGTATGCGTAAATAGTGACTTTAAATAAACTGCTTTAATATGCAAAACTACTATATCTATACATTTTAGTCGCgctctgtaaaaatggggtttaatgcatgcgcgaaaagtatttctttaaaaaaaactattttacgtAATGAATTAAGTATTTGTATATCAGTTACCGTATATTTTCCCGTTTACAGAAACAGACAAAGAAGCAAGCTGTGTGGCGATGCAGCGTGCGACGGAAAGCGTTCATGTGTACCGCGTCGGTCACGCAAGAGGGTGACATATTTCAAGCGAAAGGGACGCACACTCACGCTGCTGACCCTTCGATGCGGAAGAAAGTGGAATTGAAACGTAATGTAAGTTAGAATGGCGTGTTTATATATGTACGAAGTTTTGATAAAATAGAGAAAATgaaacataatataaattattgatatattgatgTAAAAAGTTATTTAATCATATCTTGTTtagttgtatatataaaatgtacgATGTTTTGAGAAAATAGACAATATATGTATGTTGTAATCTTGTTCAGTTGAAGACAGCGGCCGTGGCTGATGTGTTCGCGGCCTCCCGTATACTGGTTGATGACCATATGAAAGTTTTCGAGGCCACAGATTTTAACCTGCCCAAGCCGCAGACATTTACGAGCATCCTCAACCGTGCCCGAGAAAAGCATCGGCCAACAGATCCATCATCACTTGACTTAGAGGTAAATTTATGAAATGAATTGCTCATTTTTAATATACGtataatatacaaattattttgtatttatttctaatatacaaaaaataatggtTATCACATGCATATTCTCATTATAATAACAACAGGTGGACACAGACTTCATCGGAGATGGTTTTCTACGCGGTGATGTGCGTGTAGACGGGAACGTCACCTCATCTTCGCCAGCGACGATCAGCTGAGCAGACTCCAGCAGTCAAACCGCTGGTTCGTCGACGGCACGTTCCACGTCGTCCGGTAGCCTTTTTATCAGCTTCTATCCGTGCACGCATTCCTACgacgtagtaatattaattgtgatttttcccgtttacggaaacaacttgtgtgcagtaaattatgtagtatgtaggttaaattaatgtattgtgttgttaagACGTATGTTTTCCTTATagttataactttaaaattatccaaacaaatgtaatataaattattttatagtttgtttaattttcaaagccgtctcatattcttgtatctattcttctcatttcgacgacgatatacctgaagcaaaagacaaagagaatcttttttcaaatgcaataatcctcaataaagataatatattactgtaataaacaatattccatagttttaaagagtttcgaccaacatatttgcaacgattaattcaaataaaaaatggggccgaaaaagcctggtacctgggccgaaagagcctgaaattggggccgaaagagcctgaaaaaaccggggccgaaagagcttggggccgaaagaaccgacaaatacatacacaaaatacaaatacaaattttatttcaagtcggtttgtacataacaagtataacattagcgatgtatcgctattgaccgacataATATAACCACATACATATAACAAATATACAGTTGAGCATTACATgaaatttacattatatacacaaaCAGTATCGTCTTTGAGTTGagatcaattataataaataaataaataaattaacctGAATACgataaacatgattattttaacatgttaaaaacgaAAGAACTATGGCATgtgatatacaattataatatttagacAGTTAAGATCATagcattattaaaaataaattaaatataacttataagaATAAAAATTGTGCTGCAGTTGCTGATCTTGACCTTGGTCTAAGAGCAgctataagaaaaaaataaaaaaataaaaaataaataaggtaAAAGTCTGACAATGAATATGGACACTAAAGTGTGAcagataaaaagaaaacaattatccCCCAAATCAGATTTGAAAGAAATGTTCAGCAGCTACTTCACAAAAACACAAGCATAATGAGTTATTTCAAATGGTACATAAAGCTATATTCAAAATCTGATGAAAAGAAAGTACACTGGGCAACTGCcattaatatgtaacaaacaaaaatTTCATGCACAAAATAATATAGCATGCTGAAAATAGCAACTGAAAATCTGATGAAAAGAAAGTACACTGGGCAACTGCCATTAATATGTAACATACAAAAATTTCATGCACAAAATAATATAGCTTACTGAAAATAGCAACTGAGGGTTAAACTGGCAAAAGCAAATAACAAGAACATATAATACAAGCCATACTAGGTACAACAGCAAGAACATCTGCAATCCTCTCAACAACCTTGTACAATATATTGGTTTTAGTAAATAAGATATTAATAATAGAGATGTTTCGTCCTATTTTGCTCTGTCCATATTATTCTTTTAAATAGCCTACTACAACAACacagcataaataaataaaattaatgctATGTCACCTTGTTGTACTTTAAATATTACGATACACGTTATTTTTGAACCGGTGTGATGTAAACAAACATGGCGTCCAGTTCGGTATTTTTGGTTATGGTTAGTGGACAAATTGAATCTGCGGAGGTAATCGTCATCAATTAGAGTACACTACGCTGTTTTTACACTACTTACAGTTTCATGGTTTTATTAATTGTGTGCGgactttgatttttatatgtttaaacttgtttttattttatttgaaatacttTTTACACGTCCAAACTCGTTGAGTGATTCAGTGATCTTGTTTTTTAACATGCATTGGCAGAAGCGTTTGTCCAATGTGAATTATCGGGTGTTAAATAACCTTTTTCCATTCATTAGCCTTTAGAACATACTATTATTTAGCTTAGCTAGACACAggcttatttgcatttttttttgcaaaatgacaaaaaaatgtcAGACATATCAAAGAGAAATGAATGAATTGAAGTCAGCCAAGCTATAAATATCtagtcattttgtaaaaattttCGTTCTGCACTCAGGTCTGACCAGTTCTGCATTTTCAGTTAGTCACTTTGGCACTTGTgtattttcacatatttatttgaTGTTCACTAAGTTTGCAAAGAATATACACCAACTGTGTTTGCCACTTAAAGTATGTGTGGAAAAATAGCAACTTCTAAACATATGTTTCCTCTGTTGGCCAGATAAAAGCGTATTAGCAATTTATTATATAAGGCTAGTTAATTGATCCATAAAAGAGTTTGGTATAATTACATATTGGCtattaaattgacaattaaagtGGTAAATAAAGCTAAAAAGTAGTGATGGCAACAGttattcggttaaccggttatccgtttcttaaggaggttaaccggttacaaaattaatatccggttactcttgcagaaaacacaatttttgttgaacgcaataaatgctcaaattttagttttgttttacttcatttcactt carries:
- the LOC127869609 gene encoding uncharacterized protein LOC127869609; this encodes MPFARCSMASHVTFATNGSIAPAIQASEDPALLPRFDISHDFGLSDVSASEDIALTRTSEFEPFDLTRAEVQPPVVIDERNLPEPAVSDSVLTQPETIEYTVVDAGTKRGKPKLVSSDGYSFTFKKQTKKQAVWRCSVRRKAFMCTASVTQEGDIFQAKGTHTHAADPSMRKKVELKRNLKTAAVADVFAASRILVDDHMKVFEATDFNLPKPQTFTSILNRAREKHRPTDPSSLDLEVDTDFIGDGFLRGDVRVDGNVTSSSPATIS
- the LOC127866315 gene encoding monocarboxylate transporter 4-like; translation: MKMGMDNEVVPLLKKKDTHVNITANTEAQLLQKTGRVKKTKARQTAILGACMYMHLMSLGFTVALGVIYVELIRYFDTKRSLAATVQSLFQGLTFLGGIAFSPIVIRFGVGKCTMIASTCGALSLFISIWSVNIYMVIVCIGFFGGLCMSVNYLSAFVAVGWTFSGHRKAALAALTMATALGQIFLPNLIEALIEQYGWTGACMVASGLMLNSLPCGLILYFSKHTFQENVNNSSSSSLKVCTCSSKKDVAFIVFLIVCLIYPGWGAVESWFIVDLTVLRGYGRQAGTVLLSLLGIFGLLGRMMGTALLTVFPTLSMAVPLASVFQFFALGHFIVIYLETYNGMLVGCLIRGLSIGAIMCFQPSMLLELRGIDRFPRTVAICNCFTGIVQIISGYLGGTVADLTGGYDIAFYVATITAAVSGMCLIIVKCLINIGKKTNLQTE